One Deinococcus multiflagellatus DNA window includes the following coding sequences:
- a CDS encoding GNAT family N-acetyltransferase, which translates to MPAALYPPLALRVTTPRLALQGATDDLLAELLPTVRAGVVTSPEPFDDPMSLYEPNPRRERLWLQAIWRGRGTVRPDAWRLYFAVLWQGRPVGMQDLIGVNFDTCRTVTSFSWLAPDVRGQGLGREMRAAILHLAFAGFGAAEAASDALFDNAASNRISAALGYQPNGTDWATRRGQPVLVQRWRLQREAWARTRRDDIQLAGVEACRPVLFIEAPESA; encoded by the coding sequence ATGCCAGCTGCGCTGTATCCACCCCTGGCCCTCCGGGTCACCACCCCCAGGCTCGCGCTGCAGGGGGCCACCGACGACCTGCTGGCCGAACTGCTGCCCACCGTCCGGGCCGGGGTGGTCACGTCCCCCGAGCCGTTCGACGACCCCATGTCCCTGTACGAACCCAATCCGCGCCGCGAGCGCCTGTGGCTGCAGGCCATCTGGCGGGGGCGCGGCACGGTGCGGCCGGATGCCTGGCGCCTGTATTTCGCCGTGCTCTGGCAAGGCCGGCCGGTGGGCATGCAGGACCTGATCGGGGTGAACTTTGACACCTGCCGCACCGTGACTTCCTTTTCCTGGCTGGCGCCAGATGTCCGGGGCCAGGGGCTGGGCCGCGAAATGCGCGCGGCGATTTTGCATCTGGCCTTTGCTGGCTTTGGGGCCGCCGAAGCGGCCAGCGACGCGCTGTTCGACAACGCGGCTTCCAACCGGATCTCGGCGGCCCTGGGCTATCAACCCAACGGCACCGACTGGGCCACCCGGCGCGGTCAGCCGGTGCTGGTCCAGCGCTGGCGCCTGCAGCGAGAGGCCTGGGCGCGGACCCGCCGGGACGATATTCAGCTGGCCGGGGTCGAGGCGTGTCGGCCCGTGCTGTTCATTGAGGCGCCGGAAAGCGCTTAA
- a CDS encoding potassium channel family protein — protein MKSKQCLVIGLGRFGTAVATTLYEMGHEVVAIDQHEENVERVMNLVTHAAVVDASDERALRTLGVGDFDVVVVAIGTDVQANILATMNAKSLGAPYVVCKAIDEMARRVLERLGADLVIRPEHDMGVRLARQIATPNIVDTLDLGGDYAIVEIEANERLKGTLRDLNLTGRFGVQVIAISRAGKIEVTPRAEDELRPHDKLVVIGTSHNLDDLRRYLGE, from the coding sequence ATGAAAAGCAAACAATGTCTTGTGATCGGGCTGGGCCGCTTCGGCACCGCCGTGGCCACCACCCTCTACGAAATGGGCCACGAAGTGGTGGCCATTGACCAGCACGAAGAAAACGTGGAGCGCGTGATGAACCTCGTGACCCACGCCGCCGTGGTGGACGCCAGCGATGAGCGCGCCCTGCGCACCCTGGGCGTGGGCGACTTTGACGTGGTGGTGGTGGCCATCGGCACCGACGTGCAGGCCAACATTCTGGCCACCATGAACGCCAAGAGCCTGGGCGCGCCCTACGTGGTGTGCAAGGCGATTGACGAGATGGCCCGCCGGGTGCTGGAACGCCTGGGCGCCGACCTCGTGATTCGCCCGGAACACGACATGGGCGTGCGGCTGGCCCGCCAGATCGCCACCCCGAACATTGTGGACACGCTGGACCTAGGCGGCGACTACGCCATCGTGGAAATCGAGGCCAACGAGCGCCTGAAGGGCACCCTGCGCGACCTGAACCTCACCGGGCGCTTTGGCGTGCAGGTGATCGCCATCAGCCGCGCGGGCAAGATTGAGGTAACCCCGCGCGCCGAGGACGAACTGCGCCCCCACGACAAGCTGGTGGTGATTGGCACCAGCCACAACCTCGACGACCTGCGGCGGTATCTGGGCGAGTAG